TAATCACTGCTCACATGCTAAATTTTACTAATATGCTCATTATGTAAAACATTTCTTATGACTATCAAAAAGACACAGGAGTAACAAAACCATTTTgctatttaaattgaatttgctAATTGTGAAATATGGAGTTCAGTTcaagtcaggtttatttgtgCTTTGTACAAAGATTCTTTCACAACAATGCTTTACAGAAGCGGGAAATACAAGAAATTAGTCAAGACTGAACGTGAACTCCCTAAAATCCAGCAggcttggtaaaaaaaaattgtaataatttaaaaaaatttataaagaACTCAGCAGTGGGAGGAAAAATGCTCAAACTGTggtgatataaataaataaataaataaataaataattaaatgaaaacttcCTGGTTTAAAGAAATCTTATCGGGAACCCGGATATAGAGGAAAGCCTATCCTCTGCTGGCCCGCCCAGTGTCAATACTAAAAGATTAGTGACATGGCAATatgcagagaacagagagactgTAGGAGCAAATAGGCAGTGGATTGGCAGATTTTAGCCTGAAGCATAAACTGGGGAGCTGGAGCTGGGTCGGTCCATAATCTTAGGGTGGGAGAAAGGGAATAGAACAAAAAGGCAAATGGATTACCAACTTACTAATTATTTAGTGAAGTAAATCAGAAATAGTCATCTGACTGCAGTAAGGAAATGAGTTGCATGAGATTTTGAACCAACTTTATTGGTTGTTGGAATAGGTTTCTTTGCAGATGACAAAGAGGTATAACCTTTACAAATGAAGGCGACCAACCAATATTCTTTCTAAAATATATAgatgcaaatacatattttaaagacatgtatttgaaataatgtcTGTTCTTGCATTCTAGTATGGCTTCTCTGTGAGATTGCCAATGGGTTCCACCTGATTtgatattaattaaatgataTTTGATACTAAGCAGGTTGGAGGGGAGCCGTCCTGCGTAGTGAACGACCGGGACGAGCTTTTCGCCAAGTTCACCGACCTCTACTGGAGTGAGGACTTCAGTGACGTGGAGTTGGTCATCAACGAGACGCAGAGGCTGAAGGCTCACCGGATGGTCCTGGCCCTCGGTAGTGACGTCTTCCGCCAGATGTTCTCTGGAGGTTCCTGGCGAGAGGCCGAGGAGAAGGAGGTGGCTCTGACCGAGGACGAGAGCTGTGTGGAGCACATGGACGCTTTCCTCCAGTACTTCTACACCGGCACCATATCCATCCGCGCCGATAACCTCTTCCCCCTCCTAATTCTGACGGATAAGTACAACGTGAAGACCCTGAGGCAGTGCTGCGAGCAGTTTGCCCTGCAGAACTTCAACGCGGGCTCCGTTGGGAGGGCGCTAGCCTGGTGGAGGAATGCAGAGCGATTGGGCTTCCAGGAGCTGGAGAGAGCCTGCCGTCGCTTCGTGACGCTCAACGGGCTCGTCCTTGCCGCCTCCTCCGATTGGCTCTCCCTGGAGCTCGAGCGCCTGCTCGTTCTGCTGCAGAGTAACAACCTTCAGGTGGAGAATGAGTTCCAGCTCTTCCAAGCCGTCATCCGCTGGCTCCTCCACAATGAGGTCAAGGAGAATGGAGTCTTGGAGAGAGTCCTGGAGCATGTTCGCTTCCCGCTGATGTCCCCCCTGGAGGTATACAACGCCTCCTACACCGACATGTTGCCGGCCTGTGTAAGGGACACGTTCCTGGCGGAGTCCGCCCTGACTTACAAGGTCAACTCTCTGCCCATGGAAGCTATCGGCCTTACCCACGACCTCCAAGCACCGCGATTCTCCATGAGAATGTACACTTCTGCCAATTTTGGCTGCTCTCGCAAGATAGAGGGTTTCTACTCTGCTCAATCACTAAGTACTGACTTCACTACAATGCTCTTTCAGTCCAAAACCACATGGAAGATTTACCTAAATCATCCGTCTGGCTTCAGGCGAATGCCACAAATCCCTAACATGTCCTGGATGTGCAGAATTGAAGAGTGTAGCCTTCTTAATGACGGGAACCATGAACACCAGCTGTGTGTGCTAATGTACAGAAACGTAGCCGACACCTGGCTAGCCTGCGATTACAAGACGTATCCCATCCCTCACCACCAGGACGTGCCTCTGGAGAGGCTGTTTAAGAAATTTAAGACAAACAAATGCGTTCACAAAAATACACTCTTTGTGCATCTATTTGGAAAGACCCATTGGGGAAAATTTGCTTTGGAACTATCATGAGGAGCAGCTACAGGTTTCAATAGAAAAaattgtgcaagtcgctctggataagaatgtccgctaaatgtctgtattgtaatgtaatgtcaattaaggtttttcattaaaaaattgtaatgatAATTGGGCAAATGATCACCGCATACTTTTGGGACAATTTCTTGTGGGTCTATAGTTGGAATTTGATTTAAACTAGTAAAGTCGCAGCTTTTTGGAACTGCTCAAGGATCCAGCATGAAGGGGAATTgcttgcatatatatatatatatatatatatatatagttgaagaaatgcttttttatttttcacactttaTCAATTGCTCTTGAAGGTAAAGCAAATAGATTTTGAGGTATCAAAGCCTTACCTACCAGTCTCTACTGCAGTAGCTTCAGTCAGTGCCTTGACAACATTGAGAACAGAATGGCTGAGAACTTCTGCATaatttctctttcctttctaGTTCCGTGTCACTGTGGGTAAACAcagtctgtgtaaatgtgtgagcaAATATGTCTTCTCCTTCCCTGTTTGAATTTCCGTGCGTATTTTTGTCAATTTGTTCAGGATAAAACGCTGACAGTGCAGAATCAGTAGGCGTGTCTGCTATACAGAAGGGAGTTTGCATAGCTGGTTGTGGGGGAAGAGGCTtgggttctgtttttttttgacagaggGACCTGTTTATTCAGCAGTTATCCCTTTgaagattcattttaaataacttttttcttgGCCCTAacctctgttttttctttatgaatGATAACATTACCCAAAATATGCTTGCTTTGATTttgatattaatatattaataggCCAATGAGGAATCGTCTCATTTTCTTATAATGCCACCTGATCTGCTTGGCTTGTTTAATACATGCAAATAATCATTTCAATAAACTTTTCACATCAATATCAATGACTGTTCTCTTGTTCTTCATACATGGTACCTCATATTGTAAGTACTCAAAAAACTATTTACTTATAGGCTATATACCTGGTGTACATACCTTATATTACAGTGAGCTGCATAATGTTGGGGACAGAGACTTATGTTAacagaagaccaggaagatcaagaggaaGAAGACAAAAACCATGTGTTGTCTAGCCAGAGAAACCATCTTAAAACTGcgccacaactacaggaagaactcaatgcaactagaaagaattctgttctgttctccttACTACAGTGTAACAGTGACCACGATCTGCCGGTATTAGCCAATGggattaggctacctgtggttttaacAAAATTTACAGATAAGTATAAtcgtaattaaagccaaagaaaattattttaaggaaAGCCGCATccgaaattattttttgaattcttctctgtaaggtttttttttttacaaaaagaacaGGTTGCCTACTACTTTTGGCCTGTAGTACATATAGGTGAATTTGGAAGGTAATTCTGAAATTAGGGCGCGACCGGTGTGGGAAGTGCCCATATATTgtataacaagaccaggttaaaacctagtatatggctggacctaacacacgtgatccggctgaccaatggtgtaacttcataactcggccgaccaatggtgtaacttcatcagtcagtcactcagtcacagacatttgcgtttgtagggctggccccgctgttgcggtccagccaaaaataggaAGTGCCACATAAATACTGCAGATTAATAGTGAGTGTAAATCCTACTGTGGCCTGAAGATGGCgcttgttttaaaacaattcagtaACCCCGTCTCTACATTTTATTAAACTTCCGGGTCATGCCAGGGTCACTCACAATCAAAATATTTAGCCGAAGCATAGAGTGGAAGTAAAGCCAGGCTTGCTATATGAAGGCTAActaattgtttttctgtttatattgttatttttgcttgCTTAAAGGAACGACTAGGATTACAGATGGCCGGTTTACCTCCCGGAGACCCGCAGTTGGTCTCTATGATCGTGAATCACTTAAAAACTCAAGGTCTTTTTGACCAGTTCAGAAGGGACTGCTTGGCAGACGTGGACACAAAGGTATGAGTGTAAACCGCTGCTCCTAAAGTGAAGACGCCCCCCTTTCGCTAATACTGGTGCTTTAACGTGATCGCTATTTTTCATTGACTCTCGCAATTTTTTCTCTGTTACATGTGAACGGAACGCATACTGATGTTATATGATTAGCTAACTACCATACTAAATAGTTTATGGTGAAAAGGAGGGAAACGTGCTTTTtgcttgctaacgttagctcatTCAGCTAAAGTGGATGTTGAGTCTGGTGCAATTATGGTTACTCCAACGTTACCAAGatttagggttgccagatttagaatttgtcaaaacACCTGACCACATACACAGCTGTAAAACGTAATCGCGAACGAAGCTGGGCGCTGTTGGGTTGGTTGGTACTCTCGGTAGCGACGCCGGGCCAGGGAGTCAGTGacaagaaaattaatttcaaaatattgGTACATTTTTTGCATCATTATTACTGGGACCAGACATTACATTGTCGGATCGGAACTACAGACCTGgcatgtacaaataattagaATATTGAATATTCCGGTCGAAAACCGGAGGTCTGGCAATCTTACCGAGATAATAGTTAGGGATACGTCTTGTGTGATTAACGCACGTTTATCGCACTTTGGTAAATCAGTTagttagatttatttatttttttattttacactagtTACAGTGTTATATCGGCCTTTGTCAGGTTGCTAGCTCCTACCAAAGATTGTTTGGAAACTTGCTATTCTATAGCTTGCTGACACTGCAACATCTAAATGACAGTAGAAAAATATCAAAAGATAAAGAAGCTGACTACCAATACTTTAGTTGCACAAGTGAGGGAGATGTagtttgttacatttttgcagCTGAACTGTTGTCAATGTAATTTCatcctgaacacatttttcacCCCTCTTTCAGCCTGCCTATCTGAATTTAAGACAACGGGTGGACAATTTTGTCTCCAATCATCTCTCCAACCACACATGGAGTCCACACCTGAACAAGAACCAGCTGCGGAACAATATCAGACAGCTGGTGCTACAgtacgtgaacacacacacccgtgaCTGTACTCAAATACATCCTGAATGGTTGTGGAAGTGAATATTGTCCAGCAGTCCAAGATATATCTCGCACATCTCCCCCATAAGGGTGCAGTCCATTTGTTCATATGAAAATggttaaacaaagaaaatccataAGCAATACACACATCTTGCTTTGTCAAACGCTTGTGTAGACTGCCTTGGTTCTCCCATGTCTTTAGGTTTCGCAGAAAGTGTTTAAGAGAGCGctgaacttttttaaaaaggcttttactgtagtgtctgtttgtttgttgagtTGCCTGATTAACCTCACTTCAGGTCCGGGATGCTGGAGCAGGGAGTCGACAGGATAGTCGCGCAGGTCGTAGACCCCAAAATCCACCACACGTTCAGGCCACAGGTGGAGAAAGTGGTGCGAGAATTCTTGTCCCCTGGGACCATGGGCGAGCAGCCAGTGGCCTGTCCCAATCAGGTGGAGGAGAGACAAGACATCTACGTACCAGCACCAGGTAGCGGAGTCATGTTATTCAATACTCTCTTCCTGTTGTAGAGCTGGTGCCAAGCTAACATGAGTCAGAGCTAGCTGGAAAATAATCttctgaacaaacaaaaaaacaattgacaTATTTCTATTAAACCTCAATCTTCAGTGCTTGGGCCAACTTCAcctccatgtttgtttttgacctgtgttgctgttttgtgtggggaaatcatattttttaaaaagccatagAGCATTTGCTGACCAATGGGACGACTTCTGGTTTCCAGGCCCCTCGTCTGCACCTGTAACCACGGCGTCCAGCGACGCCATGTCCATTCTGGACACCATCACCTCTCTGAACCAGGAGGCAAGCATCTGGACCAGCGGGGACAAGGCTGGCAGGAGGGTCAGCCCAGCACTGGGTCCCGATGGTGGGCCGGAGAGGGACCCATCGCAAGACGAGACCCAGGAGGAGATGGAAGTGGGGGAGCAGGACATGAgtctggtggaggaggaggaagaggagcaggagcaggaagagaaggggaatGGGGAGGAGGGTAGCGAGGAGAAACCTGGTCCTGAGGCCCTAGTCCAGGTCCAGGAGGCTGAGGTGGAGGATGCCCCGGAGGTTAGCGGCCTGGAAAAACTGGGACCCGAAGAGGACGAGGAGACTAGGGAGCCAGCGGAAGAGACCAGGGAGGTGAAGGctgaggaggggaaggagaaagagaaagaaaaggagaaagagaaggagaaggccgGCAGCAAATCTGCAGGCAAGGCCAGAGAAGATGGGGAGCCCCAGAAGTCCCCCAGCGAGAAGCAACACATGCGTCAGAAAGCCAGGGAGAGGTTAAAAGAAGGTAAAAGCCGTGAACTAGGTTTCCGTGTAACAAGAAATGTTACCattcttgtaaaaaaataagaataccAGTCACTAATAGATCTGAACAAGTTATTACTAATGTCACTGATTTGCTTCTGCGTCCAGTCTGACAGCATAAAGAATAcaacaacacatttaaatggGAACTACTGGTCATTCCCTCCTTAGCATCTTACACAGTTGGGGTCTATTCTGTTTGAGTCAGTTTGGGAAATGAATTGAAACTTGGTAAATTGGTGAACATTACCATAGAATCATGCAGGCATTTTCcaattcatgaatttaatttGTAGTCATTTCTTGAATTTGcttaactgaaatggaatttgcCCCAACTCTGGCACATATTGAAATTTGAAGGGGTTGGTTTTGCATTCAGTTGAGCACAGACCTGTTGCTGTGAACGCTGTTGCTGGGTGTGCTTTATTGTTGTGTTTAGCTCAGTGCTTAGCATATGTTCTTTTGTTTTAGAATACTCTCTGGAGGACTCTGACCTGGATGGcttgagtgacatcacagtgagcTCTGTCCACACCAGCGACCTGTCCTCCTTTGAGGAGGAGAGCGATGAGGAGCCACAGCTATCCGACAGCACAGAGGAGGGCGAGATCACTTCTGAGGGTGCGTCCGTGCTCTACGCTTTCTTAAACCTGCGGGCATACAGTTTACCCTCACATACACCTGCAGACGTAATGTTTACCCTCGCGTACACCTACAGACATGAAGTTTaccctcacctacacctgcaaACATAATGTTTACCATCTCCTACACCTGCAGACATAACGTTTATCTTCACCTACACCTGCAGGCATAATGTTTATactcacctacacctgcagaCATAATGTTTACCCTCTCCTACACCTGCAGACATAACGTTTACCCTCTCCTACACCTGCAGACATAACGTTTACCCTCTCCTACACCTGCAGACATAACGTTTACCCTCTCCTACACCTGCAGACATAACGTTTACCCTCTCCTACACCTGCAGacatgcttttatccaaagcgctttacaattgatgcctctcattcaccagagcagttaggggttaggtgtcttgctcagggacacttcgacatgcccagggctgggatcgaaccggcaaccctccgactgcccgacaatcgctcttacctcctgagctatgtcgccccagattAGTGTACAATGACAAgaagaattaggaggagagagagggagagacaggcgACAAAGATCGGCAGTCAGACTCGCGGCCCGCAATGACCATATGGAAAACGCTCTACGGGCTACGCCACAAGAGACACAGTACCTATAGAAGTATTTCTGATTGCAGAGTGGCTGAGATTTCTAGGCTTAATAAtgaattttttatgtatttatttgatttctgtTCATTGTGCCTTACAGTGCAAACGCAAGTTTATGGTTgttaatcctttgaagagtaattattttgaatgttttttttttctttcataattgtatgtctgtgttctagaactacattgctttcaattattagtagtggttgttacatcagcattagaatgttcagttaagaacatccTAGTCACTTAGTTGTGATCTTAACACTTTAAATGGTTAATGGGGAGGGCAGCATCATGTGGGCCCTGTGGTTTTGAAGGACCAGTGACTCCTCTGATTAGTTTGTGAGTTTTGTGTGCCTGCATCATTGCGTACTTATATATAAGTATGAGTCAGCATAGTGTCATGAGTGCAGGGATCGGTGGTAAGACTAGTGATGGTGAGTGTTGTGTAATTATTGTTTATATACTTGCATAAACTGTCCTCTGCCTCTGGGGAATGCTGTTTGGTATGAGTGCGGTGTTATTGAAGGGAGATGCTAGTCGGTCCTCTCACCGTGTGTGTCTTCTCGTGTGTgtgaagaggaggagctggagagcaaGCCGAAGGCCGCAGACAAGCCCAAAGAAGAGGAGCCCAAGGAGCGGAAACCCCGCGGAGGGAGGCAGGCCTACGTCCACAAGCCCTTCCTCTACTCCCGTTACTATAGCGACTCTGACGACGAGGTCACGGTGGAGCAGCGGCGGCGCTCTGCGGTGAGTGGCGGTGGCCTGGCCAAACGAGTGGGGCGGGCGCTCGGCATGTCGCTATGGGAACCTCCCGAAATGTTGATGCCGGTCCGCGAGAGGCAGTGCATTGGCGTCATCTGCCGACGGAAagggggaggtgtgtgtttctggagctgatgtgtgtgtgtgtgtgtgtctgtctgtctgtctgtccatccatccacaggctaaagaaaaagaggagaggtTGCTGAAGagacagcagaacagagagCGGATGGAGGAGAAACGCAGACAGAAGGCCACCCAGCAGGAGGAGAATGGTACGTCAGACCTGTGCAGTGTTACACATTAAAGCATTGCAAATACACCTGCACAAGTTAGCATTGCACTCAGACCCACTATACACGTCTGCATCATTACGCTAACTGTGCTACATGCTACACCGTTAAACCCATCTGCTATTATCTTCTATTGTGATTTTGTCTCCGTTATTATTCTTGTGTAAGTAAggaaaacagtttaaaaaattatgaaaataatcttCTTTGTCCATCCTCACTGACAGTGACTGGTAACGGAAATGTatttgccagtgtgtgtgtggcagccagtgcagtcctgtgtgtgtgatatagcATTAAAagagttacattttttttccctgtagaTGAGGGAAGGTCAGAGTCGTCCTCTCCAAACCTTGAGCCGCAGGGACCGAGCGCCAAGGAGGCCCGCAAACAGAAGAAGGTTCTGGAAAAGAAGGTGGCCATCAGTCGTAAGAGGAAGAGAGattccaggtgtgtgtgtgtgtgtgtgtgtgtttgtgtgtcgtgatgtgcgtgtgtgtgtgtgtgtgtgtttgtcagcggggggggggggggtattctgGTTGTCTTATTTTTGACTAAATGTGTCTTTCAGGAAGGAGGATGAGCCTGGAAATAAGAAGAAGGGCGATGTGGAAGAGGAGTTACTGAAGAAGTCTGATGTAAGCTGCTTTTCTGGCCAATCGGAGAGACACAATCATGCAAAACTGGTTATACCTCAGTTGTGTAAAATGAAGAATTCTTTCAAAAGGATCCcagtctatttaaaaaaaataataataattctaccAAATATTTAAGTAAGAGCATGTCTGGCAAGGTGAGTGGTGTCTGTTCTGAAATGGCCTTGTGGCTGGCATTATAGCTCCATAACCCACATAATGCTTTATGTAGGATGACCTGGGCAAGCCCGACTCTCCCTTGATGTTTACACATGGCGATTTACTGAAACAGTACAACAGCTATGCCTCGCAttggggatttgaacctgcagccttcgGCATGGAAACTCAGCTCCCATAACGTCCGCTCCCTAcgtctttttttcctcaaacaggaagtggcgaGGGGCGGCCCCTCCAAAGGCCAGCCGTTCAGGGGCCCCAGGAGGGCGTCGGAGCCGGACGAGGGCCGGAGGCGGAAGAGCAGCAGCGTGTCCGAGGAGGGTCCCCCAgcaggggggggcggcgagCAGCGGAGGGCGGCGGACAGGAGCCGAACGCACTCCTTCATCCTGGACCTGGAGCAGGGCTCCGAAGGGCTGCTCCGCCAGAGGCCCGGGGGCAAGTTCGACAGGAACCCCAAGCCCCCCAGAGAGCGGGGCGAGCGGGAGCGCAGCCTGTCGGACGAGCGCGCCAAACACAAGCCCAAACccgagaagagaggagggggcgaGGCCTACGCCGAGGAGAGCCTGCAGAGAGACCCGGGTCACGTGACCAAGGGGCCCGCCGACGAGAAAGCCGAGAGGAAGAGCAAGAGCAGGGGGGACAGGCGGAGCTCCACGTCCGCCAGGGAGGGCCGGACCTCCGTGTCggagggcggggcggcggaggagggcggggccaagcGGGCGAGGATCGTTTCGGGCGACGGCGTCAGGGCGGACAAGGCCAGGGCGGAGAAGGGGGCGCCGAAGAGCGAGGGGAGACTGCTGCTGGTGCCGCACGAGTCCGCCGGGTCCTCCGAGGACAGGTCAGACATGGAgccggggtcagaggtcgccaAGAAGAAGGACAGGCAGCCCAAAGAGCCGCCCAAGCGCTCGAAGAGCCAGCCGGAGGTCAGGGACGCCGCCGGGGCAGACCGCCGGTCCAGGGCCGGCTCCGAATCGGACGCCGACCCGGGGTCGAGGGTCAGGACGGCGGCGGAAAAATCCAGGTCCAGGTCGAGGGAGGACCCCAAAACTCCGGCCACGCCCAGGGGAGAAAAGAAGGGCTCCACCCCGGAGAGCAAGGGCAAAGGGACCAAGCCCTccaaggagaggaggaaagaaagcGCCTccaaggaggagaagaggagagagggaagcctgaaggaggagaggaaggcgTCCGAGGAGAGCGCCGCGGAGAAGGccgggaagggggcggggcagaaggGCGCGGAGGCGGAGAGAAAGACGGGCGAGGAGGCGAGCCGGGGCTCCAAGGGAGACCAGCCGTCCCCCGGCTCCTCCCTGTCTCCGCCCATTCCGGACACCAgcaaccccgcccccgcccccctgccggACACCAGCCTGGGCCCCGAGGCCCTGCCCGTGGCCCTGCCCGTGGCCCCGCCTGCGGCCCCGCCCGCACCGCTTGCTGTCGGCCTAGCGGACGATGCCTTCGACGCCCTGAGTGACATCACCCCCGAGCCGGAGGACGAGGGCGAGATGCAGATCGACGAGGACGCGGACGCGGGCGCCACGGAGACCCCGAGCGGAGGGCTCCCGTTGGACGGCGGGTTCGGCCcgggaggaagtgatgtcgcGGCGGCTCAGGCCCGGCTGGCGTGGCCAGGGGAGGAAGGATTCGGGATGGGGTGCACGCCGTCCGAAATGTCCCTGCGCGAGGCGGCTCTCACCCTGCTGTCCATGGACCCCGACACCACCACCTCGCCCGGCATGGTCGCCGAGGCGATCTCGCCCGCGCCGCGGCAACCGGAGAGCCGCGGCGACGAGGCGGCAGGTTTGGACAGCCGCGCCCTCCCTCAGACAGACCGGGTCTCCGACAGCCTGCCTGGCACTGAAGCAGGGCTATCGCAGGGATCTGTGGAAACGCTAACGCCTGATAGCGAGCCGGCTGTTAGCACAGGTAATGTAGGCCaaaccatttatttacatttatttatttagcagacgctcttatccaaagcgacatgcAAAAGTGCACGTCATGGTGTTCTGACCGCTAATCTGTGTATCATCGAGATGGCAAGCTTTAGCATTTCCATGTCCCATATTGCTTTGTATTGCACCTATACAGTATTTGATGGAACATGTTTAGAAAAGCTATTTGAATGGTTTTCTCTGTTGTGTAGCTAAGAGACACCAtaacagcatttttatatttcatttacataactgtCTGAACCTCCTAACATctcagctgtgtttttattgcCGTAGCAGCATTTGCAATAAATTGCTACAGAATGTATAATTAACAATACATTGAATTGTGGGATTTATATTGAACGCAAAGCTGGCTAGAAGTGAAGGAAAGAGACACACGCACTCAAttaaacccacacacatacatgcgtacacacagacacacacatacacacacacttaaacccatacacgcacatgcataaaCATTCGCGCACACATAAacccacatgcatgcatgcatacactgacatgcacacactcacacacacacactcagtgacTAACTAgcagccctgt
The nucleotide sequence above comes from Anguilla rostrata isolate EN2019 chromosome 7, ASM1855537v3, whole genome shotgun sequence. Encoded proteins:
- the bod1l1 gene encoding biorientation of chromosomes in cell division protein 1-like 1 isoform X1, whose amino-acid sequence is MAGLPPGDPQLVSMIVNHLKTQGLFDQFRRDCLADVDTKPAYLNLRQRVDNFVSNHLSNHTWSPHLNKNQLRNNIRQLVLQSGMLEQGVDRIVAQVVDPKIHHTFRPQVEKVVREFLSPGTMGEQPVACPNQVEERQDIYVPAPGPSSAPVTTASSDAMSILDTITSLNQEASIWTSGDKAGRRVSPALGPDGGPERDPSQDETQEEMEVGEQDMSLVEEEEEEQEQEEKGNGEEGSEEKPGPEALVQVQEAEVEDAPEVSGLEKLGPEEDEETREPAEETREVKAEEGKEKEKEKEKEKEKAGSKSAGKAREDGEPQKSPSEKQHMRQKARERLKEEYSLEDSDLDGLSDITVSSVHTSDLSSFEEESDEEPQLSDSTEEGEITSEEEELESKPKAADKPKEEEPKERKPRGGRQAYVHKPFLYSRYYSDSDDEVTVEQRRRSAAKEKEERLLKRQQNRERMEEKRRQKATQQEENDEGRSESSSPNLEPQGPSAKEARKQKKVLEKKVAISRKRKRDSRKEDEPGNKKKGDVEEELLKKSDEVARGGPSKGQPFRGPRRASEPDEGRRRKSSSVSEEGPPAGGGGEQRRAADRSRTHSFILDLEQGSEGLLRQRPGGKFDRNPKPPRERGERERSLSDERAKHKPKPEKRGGGEAYAEESLQRDPGHVTKGPADEKAERKSKSRGDRRSSTSAREGRTSVSEGGAAEEGGAKRARIVSGDGVRADKARAEKGAPKSEGRLLLVPHESAGSSEDRSDMEPGSEVAKKKDRQPKEPPKRSKSQPEVRDAAGADRRSRAGSESDADPGSRVRTAAEKSRSRSREDPKTPATPRGEKKGSTPESKGKGTKPSKERRKESASKEEKRREGSLKEERKASEESAAEKAGKGAGQKGAEAERKTGEEASRGSKGDQPSPGSSLSPPIPDTSNPAPAPLPDTSLGPEALPVALPVAPPAAPPAPLAVGLADDAFDALSDITPEPEDEGEMQIDEDADAGATETPSGGLPLDGGFGPGGSDVAAAQARLAWPGEEGFGMGCTPSEMSLREAALTLLSMDPDTTTSPGMVAEAISPAPRQPESRGDEAAGLDSRALPQTDRVSDSLPGTEAGLSQGSVETLTPDSEPAVSTGLLDTAVKEVSVSEVSSASERPSSQVRGAAAAPCAQTEAEHAGSVPEPQPEERPVAGPEVSAPLEQSEEQEPVPDSEGPLVTTAQIRAEASDGSSGEMECSGQTTTDQADSSEPSAVAEEVEGKVESQGEVLSSTMDTVPSSDGPSTEGESQPDQAGKAEGSAKEEGEKTEEAVTERKGRRAKAATKETGKEKKMQEKGESEVASLSFRFHVFV
- the bod1l1 gene encoding biorientation of chromosomes in cell division protein 1-like 1 isoform X4, with the protein product MAGLPPGDPQLVSMIVNHLKTQGLFDQFRRDCLADVDTKPAYLNLRQRVDNFVSNHLSNHTWSPHLNKNQLRNNIRQLVLQSGMLEQGVDRIVAQVVDPKIHHTFRPQVEKVVREFLSPGTMGEQPVACPNQVEERQDIYVPAPGPSSAPVTTASSDAMSILDTITSLNQEASIWTSGDKAGRRVSPALGPDGGPERDPSQDETQEEMEVGEQDMSLVEEEEEEQEQEEKGNGEEGSEEKPGPEALVQVQEAEVEDAPEVSGLEKLGPEEDEETREPAEETREVKAEEGKEKEKEKEKEKEKAGSKSAGKAREDGEPQKSPSEKQHMRQKARERLKEEYSLEDSDLDGLSDITVSSVHTSDLSSFEEESDEEPQLSDSTEEGEITSEEEELESKPKAADKPKEEEPKERKPRGGRQAYVHKPFLYSRYYSDSDDEVTVEQRRRSAAKEKEERLLKRQQNRERMEEKRRQKATQQEENDEGRSESSSPNLEPQGPSAKEARKQKKVLEKKVAISRKRKRDSRKEDEPGNKKKGDVEEELLKKSDEVARGGPSKGQPFRGPRRASEPDEGRRRKSSSVSEEGPPAGGGGEQRRAADRSRTHSFILDLEQGSEGLLRQRPGGKFDRNPKPPRERGERERSLSDERAKHKPKPEKRGGGEAYAEESLQRDPGHVTKGPADEKAERKSKSRGDRRSSTSAREGRTSVSEGGAAEEGGAKRARIVSGDGVRADKARAEKGAPKSEGRLLLVPHESAGSSEDRSDMEPGSEVAKKKDRQPKEPPKRSKSQPEVRDAAGADRRSRAGSESDADPGSRVRTAAEKSRSRSREDPKTPATPRGEKKGSTPESKGKGTKPSKERRKESASKEEKRREGSLKEERKASEESAAEKAGKGAGQKGAEAERKTGEEASRGSKGDQPSPGSSLSPPIPDTSNPAPAPLPDTSLGPEALPVALPVAPPAAPPAPLAVGLADDAFDALSDITPEPEDEGEMQIDEDADAGATETPSGGLPLDGGFGPGGSDVAAAQARLAWPGEEGFGMGCTPSEMSLREAALTLLSMDPDTTTSPGMVAEAISPAPRQPESRGDEAAGLDSRALPQTDRVSDSLPGTEAGLSQGSVETLTPDSEPAVSTGLLDTAVKEVSVSEVSSASERPSSQVRGAAAAPCAQTEAEHAGSVPEPQPEERPVAGPEVSAPLEQSEEQEPVPDSEGPLVTTAQIRAEASDGSSGEMECSGQTTTDQADSSEPSAVAEEVEGKVESQGEVLSSTMDTVPSSDGPSTEGESQPDQAGKAEGSAKEGEKTEEAVTERKGRRAKAATKETGKEKKMQEKGESEVASLSFRFHVFV